The window AAAAGCGATTATAAGATAATGTCAGAATGTATCGAGATACTCAAAAAATTTGAAGTGCCCTATGAAGTTTTGATTGCATCAGCACACAGAAGTCCTGAGAGAGCAAAAAACTATGTTAAAGAAGCGGAAAAAAAAGGCGCAAAAGTCTTTATTGGTGCTGCGGGAATGGCCGCACACCTTGCAGGAGCAATTGCATCAATGACAACAAAACCAGTAATCGGAGTGCCACTTACTGGTGGGGCACTAGATGGTTTA is drawn from Helicobacter anatolicus and contains these coding sequences:
- the purE gene encoding 5-(carboxyamino)imidazole ribonucleotide mutase, coding for MNFVSIIMGSKSDYKIMSECIEILKKFEVPYEVLIASAHRSPERAKNYVKEAEKKGAKVFIGAAGMAAHLAGAIASMTTKPVIGVPLTGGALDGLDALLSTVQMPSGMPVGTLALGKAGAINAAYFAIQILALQDTKLAEKLQKDRLEKLQKLEKDSKEIEQFI